From a region of the Arvicanthis niloticus isolate mArvNil1 chromosome 6, mArvNil1.pat.X, whole genome shotgun sequence genome:
- the Cntd1 gene encoding cyclin N-terminal domain-containing protein 1 isoform X4, with the protein MVKQAESICRQATLQLRSNETELQSWRTLREQLCNKFILRLVSCVQLASKLSFHYKIVSNITVLNFLQALGYVYTKEELLESELDILKSLNFQINLPTPLAYVEMLLEVLGYNGCLVPATQLHATCLTLLDLVYLLHEPIYESLLRASIENSTPSQLQGEKFISVKEDFMLLAVGIIAASAFIQNHECWSQVLGHLQSITGIGLESIAEFSYAILTHSVGANTPEQPVPHKAARALRTAASSNT; encoded by the exons ATGGTGAAGCAGGCAGAGAGCATCTGTCGGCAAGCCACACTCCAGCTGAGAAGTAACGAGACTGAGTTGCAGAGCTGGAGGACTCTGAGAGAGCAGCTTTGCAACAAGTTCATCCTCCGTTTGGTGTCGTGTGTTCAGCTGGCCAGCAAACTGTCCTTCCACTACAAA ATTGTCAGCAACATTACAGTCCTGAATTTCCTCCAGGCTCTTGGATATGTATACACCAAAGAAGAACTGCTGGAGTCAGAGCTTGATATTTTGAAGTCCCTGAACTTCCAAATAAATCTGCCCACTCCTCTGGCGTATGTGGAGATGCTGCTTGAAGTTCTAG GGTACAATGGCTGTTTGGTCCCTGCCACACAACTACATGCAACTTGTCTGACCCTCCTTGACCTGGTCTATCTTCTGCATGAACCCATCTATGAGAGCCTGTTGAGAGCTTCAATTGAGAATTCTACACCCAGTCAGCTGCAGGG GGAAAAGTTTATCTCTGTGAAGGAAGACTTTATGCTGTTGGCAGTTGGAATCATTGCAGCGAGCGCCTTCATCCAAAACCATGAATGCTGGAGTCAG GTTCTAGGGCATCTGCAGAGTATCACTGGCATTGGCTTGGAAAGCATTGCTGAGTTCTCTTATGCAATCCTGACTCACAGCGTGGGAGCGAACACTCCCGAGCAGCCTGTTCCCCACAAGGCAGCCAGAGCGCTGAGGACTGCTGCTTCCTCTAACACGTGA